The genomic stretch GACCCACCTGAACCTGTTATTGCTATATCATGAAAGGCGCGAATAATTCCCACAATTGTCCCAAACAATCCCAGTAGAGGAGAAATATGGCTTATGGTACCAATTATTCCGATGTTATTTTCATACTTCGTCCGCTCCCTGCTAATGGCATTGGTCATCAATTCCCGCACTGTCGTCTCATCATTTGTGTGATTTTTCAAACCTTCCTTTATTACCCTGGAAACAGGCGTAGCCCTTTCCCCACAATCCTTGAGGCATTCTGAAAATTGACCATTTATAACTTTTTCTGCAATTCTGGAGACAAACTCTGAAATTCTGTCCCGACTCTTGTGAAAATATCGCCAGCGTTCAATACAAAAGGTAAGCCCTATTATGGAGACTACAGTCAACGCCCACATGGCAAAACTTCGAGAATACATCTCAAGAATAGGTAAACCGCCAAACATTTTGTGTACCTCCTTAAGAATAGGAATGTCTAAATCTAAAACATCTGGAGTCCTTGCGAAAGCAAGGTTATTCCTCCCTTTCGGGAGGACTCCACTCTTTCTGTTGTCCTTTCAGTTCCTCAAGCTTA from bacterium encodes the following:
- a CDS encoding MotA/TolQ/ExbB proton channel family protein gives rise to the protein MFGGLPILEMYSRSFAMWALTVVSIIGLTFCIERWRYFHKSRDRISEFVSRIAEKVINGQFSECLKDCGERATPVSRVIKEGLKNHTNDETTVRELMTNAISRERTKYENNIGIIGTISHISPLLGLFGTIVGIIRAFHDIAITGSGGSAVVAMGVAEALVTTATGILIAVPCVIVYNYFVRRVATINSELEIARDDFIARLRIYREEQKNAEKKS